One window of the Lacerta agilis isolate rLacAgi1 chromosome 17, rLacAgi1.pri, whole genome shotgun sequence genome contains the following:
- the VPS72 gene encoding vacuolar protein sorting-associated protein 72 homolog — translation MAAAAASASMGLAGGRAPRRTAGNRLSGLLEAEEEDEFYKTTYGGFTEESGDDEYKGDQSDSDDEVDSDFDIDEGDEPSSDQDDNEPKRKRRVVTKAYKEPIKSLRPKKADAPVSSSQKVREERLAPAELQDDLGDSRKHMRQSTTEHTRQTFLRLQERQVQSKRKKGAGPSYDRPLTQEELLEEAKITEELNLRSLETYERLEADKKRQVQKKRKCVGPTIRYYSGTMPLVSDLSFKEENVDVEGLDQDMQPPPLEAPPATSTLAAKCSRTFVTFSDDETFERVFPKSRAPKLPVKEVCPVTHKAAIYRDPITDIPYSNIRAFKIIREAYKKYITAHGLPNAATAALGAGPPMADSSVRATRQKIIIKQSVPNT, via the exons atggcggcggcggcggcgtccgcTTCGATGGGCCTGGCTGGAGGCCGAGCGCCGCGGCGGACGGCAGGGAACCGGCTCTCGGGGCTGCTCGAAGCGGAGGAAGAGGACGAATTTTATAAGACGACATACGGGGGCTTCACGGAG GAATCTGGTGATGATGAGTACAAAGGCGACCAATCGGACAGTGACGACGAAGTAGATTCCGACTTTGATATTGACGAGGGAGATGAGCCCAGCAGCGATCAGGATGACAACGAGCCCAAGAGGAAGCGGAGGGTTGTCACCAAAGCCTACAAG GAACCCATCAAGAGCCTGAGGCCCAAGAAGGCAGACGCACCTGTAAGCAGCTCCCAGAAAGTGAGAGAGGAAAGGCTGGCCCCAGCCGAGCTCCAGGATGACCTTGGAGACA GCCGCAAACACATGCGCCAGTCGACGACCGAACACACGCGGCAGACCTTCCTACGCCTGCAGGAGCGCCAGGTGCAGTCGAAACGCAAAAAGGGGGCGGGCCCCAGCTACGACCGGCCCCTGACCcaggaggagctgctggaagaGGCCAAGATCACAGAGGAGCTCAACCTGCGCTCTTTGG AGACGTACGAGCGCTTGGAAGCAGACAAGAAGAGGCAGGTGCAGAAGAAGAGAAAATGTGTGGGGCCCACCATCCGCTACTACTCAGGGACCATGCCCCTCGTGTCCGACCTCAGCTTCAAGGAAGAGAATGTGGACGTTGAGGG TTTGGACCAGGACATGCAGCCCCCACCGCTAGAGGCCCCACCAGCAACTTCCACCTTGGCCGCCAAATGTTCGCGGACCTTCGTCACTTTCAGCGACGACGAGACTTTCGAGCGCGTCTTCCCAAAGTCTCGGGCCCCCAAGCTGCCTGTGAAGGAGGTCTGCCCCGTCACCCACAAGGCTGCCATCTACCGCGACCCCATCACCGACATCCCCTACTCCAACATCCGGGCCTTCAAGATCATCCGCGAGGCCTACAAGAAGTACATCACAGCCCATGGCCTGCCCAACGCTGCCACGGCCGCCCTCGGGGCAGGGCCTCCCATGGCCGACTCCAGTGTCCGAGCCACCAGGCAGAAGATCATCATCAAGCAAAGCGTTCCGAATACGTAG